A DNA window from Candidatus Sulfidibacterium hydrothermale contains the following coding sequences:
- a CDS encoding DUF3467 domain-containing protein, with amino-acid sequence MENDNNNPQQNQINIELSEEMAEGVYCNLAIITHSHAEFVLDFVKLMPGAPKAKVKSRIILTPEHAKRLFKALQDNLRKFESVYGPIKETPEGGMPPFSMGGPTAQA; translated from the coding sequence ATGGAAAACGACAACAACAATCCCCAGCAAAATCAAATCAACATCGAACTGAGTGAAGAAATGGCCGAAGGAGTTTATTGCAATCTGGCTATCATCACCCATTCCCATGCCGAATTTGTACTTGACTTCGTAAAACTGATGCCCGGAGCCCCGAAAGCCAAGGTAAAATCACGGATTATTCTCACTCCGGAACACGCCAAAAGGCTGTTCAAAGCATTGCAGGATAACCTCCGTAAATTTGAATCGGTTTACGGCCCGATAAAAGAAACCCCTGAAGGAGGAATGCCGCCTTTTTCCATGGGCGGTCCTACAGCTCAGGCATAA
- a CDS encoding outer membrane lipoprotein-sorting protein, with translation MKSRFQLLLILFVFLFQTGQTNAQQLSAKEMVTRSYNLFLGKSSFSVMDMTIIRPSWQRSISMQNWSLGQDYYLTYILSPVRDRGEVFLKSKKNMWNYIPAINRMIKIPPSMMMQAWMGSDFTNNDLMKQNSIITDYTHTFVGDEKLNGYDCAVIRLTPLPDAAVVWGKIKMWITRKHFITLKMEFYDTHGKRIKTETASQIKMMGGRLLPSHLEMTSNIKKGHKTTIDIRHQEFDIKGIDQNFFSIQNMKNIRPKSY, from the coding sequence ATGAAATCACGGTTTCAGTTGCTTTTAATTTTGTTTGTTTTTTTGTTTCAGACCGGACAAACCAATGCGCAACAACTCTCGGCGAAAGAAATGGTTACCCGGTCATACAACCTGTTTCTTGGGAAAAGCAGTTTCAGCGTTATGGACATGACGATTATCAGGCCGTCATGGCAACGCAGCATCAGCATGCAAAACTGGTCGCTCGGACAAGACTATTATCTCACTTACATTCTTTCTCCCGTCCGTGATCGCGGCGAAGTCTTTTTAAAATCAAAGAAAAACATGTGGAATTATATTCCGGCCATCAACCGGATGATCAAAATTCCCCCATCGATGATGATGCAGGCATGGATGGGATCTGATTTTACCAACAACGACTTAATGAAACAAAACAGCATCATCACCGACTACACCCACACTTTTGTCGGCGACGAAAAACTCAACGGTTACGATTGTGCCGTTATCCGGCTGACTCCGCTTCCGGATGCGGCTGTAGTATGGGGAAAGATAAAAATGTGGATTACCCGGAAACACTTCATCACCTTAAAAATGGAGTTTTACGATACACACGGCAAACGGATAAAAACGGAAACCGCTTCCCAAATTAAAATGATGGGAGGCCGGTTGTTGCCCTCACATCTCGAAATGACTTCTAATATCAAAAAAGGACATAAAACCACGATTGATATTCGGCATCAGGAATTTGATATCAAAGGAATTGACCAAAACTTTTTCTCTATCCAAAACATGAAAAATATTCGCCCCAAAAGCTACTGA
- a CDS encoding TetR/AcrR family transcriptional regulator, translated as MSPKTRQQFNEIRKNRKAAIEEAAMELFAKNGFSGVSISTIAAKAGISKGLLYNYFANKEALVKEIILEGIRQMMQKLDFDFEKEITESRFKELIEKNFALLQKEASYWSLYIAVITQPAVIALVKGEIFELVSPFITALTKYYQKKGVRYPETQSLLLGAVLDGVAIDFMLSPEEYPLDEIKALIMEKFI; from the coding sequence ATGTCGCCCAAAACCAGACAACAATTCAACGAAATCCGGAAAAACCGGAAAGCGGCTATCGAAGAAGCCGCGATGGAACTCTTTGCAAAAAACGGCTTTTCGGGGGTATCTATCAGCACAATAGCCGCCAAAGCCGGCATTTCCAAAGGCTTACTTTATAATTATTTTGCCAATAAAGAAGCACTGGTTAAAGAAATTATCCTGGAAGGCATCCGCCAGATGATGCAAAAACTCGATTTTGATTTTGAGAAAGAAATTACGGAAAGTCGTTTCAAAGAGCTGATCGAGAAAAATTTTGCCCTGTTGCAGAAAGAGGCCTCCTATTGGAGTTTATACATTGCCGTAATTACTCAACCGGCAGTCATTGCCCTGGTCAAAGGCGAAATCTTTGAGTTGGTTTCTCCTTTTATTACTGCACTAACAAAATACTACCAAAAAAAAGGAGTACGTTACCCCGAAACCCAAAGCCTTTTACTCGGTGCAGTTTTAGACGGAGTCGCCATCGACTTTATGTTGAGCCCGGAAGAATATCCGCTGGATGAAATCAAAGCCCTTATTATGGAAAAATTCATTTAA
- a CDS encoding ABC transporter permease: MNTLLKIAWRNLWRNRKRTLLTTGAVVLALWLALIMRSMQFGSYEQMIRAGVSQTGDLQIHDTGYQANQTINRAFFYKKNLAKTLGQIRDIRLILPGLQTFSLASYKKQTRGVLIDGIEARQYDKQNKLSGKIVRGHYLTPGKNDVLLGDKLAEFLKMKPGDTLVLLGQGYRGITAFGIYRVAGIFHLPSLKMNSSVVYMNLKTAQDFVYPYQPGLLTRISIFLNDPEKLKEVKNRIEKKIGPHYEVITWKTMLSDILQTIRVDNISGQIMLLILYIVAAFGIFSTVLMMTMEKRRQYAVMIAIGMERRKLILVSIFETIIISVLGIIIGLVLASPIIFYLHTHPIPITGEMAKMYLQFNIEPVLPFSVKAHVFISQVVIVFALSFLSALYPVIYLSRFQILKAFRH; this comes from the coding sequence ATGAATACGCTTTTAAAAATAGCCTGGCGAAACTTGTGGCGCAACCGGAAAAGAACCCTTCTCACCACCGGGGCTGTGGTCTTAGCTCTGTGGCTGGCCCTGATTATGCGGTCGATGCAGTTTGGTTCATACGAACAGATGATACGGGCAGGCGTAAGCCAAACCGGCGATTTACAAATTCACGACACGGGATATCAGGCCAACCAGACCATTAACCGTGCTTTTTTCTATAAAAAAAATTTGGCTAAAACACTGGGGCAAATCCGGGATATCCGTTTGATCCTTCCCGGATTACAGACCTTTTCGCTGGCTTCGTATAAAAAACAAACCCGCGGCGTACTGATAGACGGTATTGAAGCCCGGCAATACGATAAACAAAACAAACTCTCCGGAAAAATCGTACGCGGTCATTACCTTACTCCGGGAAAAAATGATGTTTTACTGGGCGATAAACTGGCCGAATTTCTGAAAATGAAACCCGGCGACACGCTGGTTTTACTCGGACAAGGATACCGGGGAATTACGGCTTTCGGAATCTACCGGGTAGCCGGAATCTTTCATTTACCCTCACTAAAAATGAACAGCAGCGTGGTTTACATGAATTTGAAAACAGCACAGGATTTCGTTTATCCCTACCAGCCCGGACTTCTTACCCGCATCAGCATCTTTTTAAACGACCCGGAAAAATTAAAGGAGGTAAAAAATCGAATCGAAAAGAAAATCGGGCCACACTACGAAGTCATTACCTGGAAAACCATGTTATCCGACATTTTGCAAACCATTCGGGTAGATAATATTTCAGGACAAATTATGTTACTGATTTTATACATTGTAGCCGCTTTTGGAATATTCAGCACCGTTTTGATGATGACAATGGAAAAACGACGGCAATATGCCGTAATGATTGCCATTGGGATGGAACGCCGGAAACTGATTCTTGTAAGCATTTTCGAAACCATCATTATTTCTGTCCTGGGCATCATCATTGGACTGGTGCTGGCTTCCCCCATTATTTTTTATTTGCATACGCATCCCATTCCCATCACCGGCGAAATGGCCAAAATGTATTTGCAATTCAATATTGAGCCGGTATTGCCCTTTTCCGTAAAAGCCCATGTTTTTATCAGCCAAGTCGTTATCGTCTTTGCGCTATCCTTTTTATCTGCGCTTTATCCGGTAATTTATCTGTCACGTTTTCAAATTCTAAAAGCATTCAGACACTAA
- the rpoC gene encoding DNA-directed RNA polymerase subunit beta' gives MAFRQDSKVPDSFNKITISLASPESILERSHGEVLKPETINYRTYKPERDGLFCERIFGPVKDYECHCGKYKRIRYKGIVCDRCGVEVTEKKVRRERMGHIELVVPVVHIWFFRSLPNKIGALLGLQTKKLESIIYYERYVVIQPGIKEADGIKKMDFLTEEEYLNILDTLPSENQYLDDSDPDKFIAKMGAEAVHDLLVRLDLDKESFELRHKANTETSQQRKAEALKRLQVFEAFRDARKRKENRPEWMIVKIVPVIPPELRPLVPLDGGRFATSDLNDLYRRVIIRNNRLKRLIEIKAPDVIMRNEKRMLQEAVDSLFDNSRKSSAVKTESNRPLKSLSDSLKGKQGRFRQNLLGKRVDYSGRSVIIVGPELKMNECGLPKDMAAELFKPFIIRRLLERGIVKTVKSAKKIVERKDAVVYDILENILKGHPVLLNRAPTLHRLGIQAFQPKLVEGKAIQLHPLACTAFNADFDGDQMAVHVPLGNAAILEAQILMLASHNILNPANGAPITVPSQDMVLGLYYITKARKSTKEHPVKGEGMTFYSPEEVRIAYNEKRVDLHAIIKVKVNIKEDGKLVNKLVETTVGRVLFNEKVPEGFGFINRLLTKKALRDIISEVLKTTGNAVTAQFLDDIKNLGYYMAFVGGLSFNLGNIIVPKVKEELIKKAEEEVEEVMNNYNMGFITNNERYNQIIDIWTHTNSRLTNIVMKELASDNDGFNPVYMMLDSGARGSKEQIRQLSGMRGLMAKPQKAGAAGNEIIENPILSNFKEGLSVLEYFISTHGARKGLADTALKTADAGYLTRRLVDVAQDVIISEKDCGTLRGLTVTALKKNEEIVESLYDRILGRVAVHDIYHPKTGEVIVKGGQEITEELGQQIEEAGIEQVEIRSVLTCESKHGVCANCYGRNLASGHLVQRGEAVGVIAAQSIGEPGTQLTLRTFHQGGTASNVAASSRLEAQHDGVLEFEELRSVPYTDSEGNTYDIVTGRSAEMKLIDPKTGVILSSANISYGSKLYFKNGDKVKKGDLINEWDPFNAVILSEVGGKVAFENIVEGQTYRVESDEQTGYFEKVIIETKQKTKNPNIKILDKDGNILKQYDLPVGAHIVVEEGAEIKAGDLLVKIPRVFGKAGDITGGLPRVTELFEARNPSEQAVVSEIDGVVSFGKKLKRGNREIIITSKTGAEKRYLVPTTKQILAQENDFVKAGTKLSDGVITPADILSIKGPMAVQEYIVNEIQEVYRLQGVKINDKHFEVIVRQMMRKVQVEDPGDTRFLEGELVNKIKFQEVNDEIFGMKVVVDPGDSETVRKGEIITARKLRDENSTLRRRDKKLIQARNAQTATARQVLQGITRASLQTDSFISAASFQETTKVLTLAAINAKQDTLNGLKENVIVGHKIPAGTGLKEYDDLIVYSKEEHDAMMASANDLESIEEETEG, from the coding sequence ATGGCTTTCAGACAAGATAGTAAAGTACCGGATAGTTTTAACAAAATCACCATCAGTCTCGCCTCGCCCGAATCCATTTTGGAACGGTCGCATGGCGAAGTACTGAAACCTGAAACCATTAACTACCGCACCTACAAACCCGAACGCGACGGCCTTTTCTGCGAAAGAATTTTCGGCCCCGTGAAAGACTATGAATGTCACTGCGGAAAATATAAACGAATTCGTTACAAAGGCATTGTATGTGACCGTTGTGGCGTGGAAGTAACGGAGAAAAAAGTAAGACGCGAACGGATGGGACACATCGAATTGGTGGTTCCTGTAGTTCACATCTGGTTTTTCCGCTCTTTACCGAATAAAATTGGAGCCCTGCTCGGACTTCAAACCAAAAAACTGGAATCCATCATCTACTACGAACGGTATGTGGTGATCCAGCCCGGAATTAAAGAAGCCGACGGCATCAAAAAAATGGATTTTCTTACCGAAGAAGAGTATCTGAACATTTTGGACACCCTGCCTTCGGAAAATCAATATCTTGATGATTCCGATCCGGATAAATTCATTGCCAAGATGGGAGCAGAAGCCGTTCATGATCTGCTCGTCCGTTTGGATCTCGACAAAGAATCTTTCGAGTTGCGGCATAAAGCCAATACGGAAACTTCGCAACAAAGAAAAGCCGAAGCCCTGAAACGTCTTCAGGTATTTGAAGCTTTTCGCGATGCCCGTAAACGGAAAGAAAACCGTCCGGAATGGATGATCGTGAAAATCGTTCCGGTTATTCCTCCGGAATTGCGGCCTCTGGTTCCGCTCGATGGTGGACGTTTTGCCACTTCTGACCTGAACGACCTGTACCGCAGGGTAATTATCCGTAACAACCGGCTGAAACGGCTCATCGAAATCAAAGCGCCTGACGTTATCATGCGTAACGAAAAACGTATGTTGCAGGAAGCTGTGGATTCATTGTTTGACAACTCACGGAAATCGAGCGCGGTAAAAACCGAATCGAACCGTCCGCTGAAATCGTTGAGCGACAGCCTGAAAGGAAAACAAGGACGTTTCCGTCAGAACTTGCTCGGTAAACGTGTTGACTATTCTGGTCGTTCGGTAATTATTGTCGGTCCTGAGCTGAAGATGAACGAATGCGGATTGCCGAAAGATATGGCAGCCGAATTGTTCAAACCGTTCATCATTCGTCGTTTGCTGGAACGCGGTATTGTAAAAACCGTGAAATCGGCAAAGAAAATCGTGGAAAGAAAAGATGCCGTTGTTTACGACATCCTTGAAAATATTCTGAAAGGGCATCCGGTTCTGCTGAACCGTGCTCCTACCCTGCACCGTCTGGGTATCCAGGCATTCCAGCCGAAACTGGTGGAAGGAAAAGCCATCCAGTTGCACCCGCTGGCTTGTACAGCTTTTAACGCTGACTTTGACGGTGACCAGATGGCCGTGCACGTTCCTTTGGGAAATGCAGCCATTCTTGAAGCCCAGATTCTGATGCTGGCTTCACACAACATTCTGAATCCGGCCAACGGCGCACCAATTACGGTTCCTTCGCAGGACATGGTACTGGGACTTTATTACATTACCAAAGCCCGGAAAAGCACCAAAGAACATCCTGTTAAAGGAGAAGGCATGACCTTTTATTCTCCGGAAGAAGTGCGCATTGCCTACAACGAAAAACGTGTTGACCTGCACGCCATCATCAAAGTGAAAGTAAACATCAAAGAAGATGGCAAGCTGGTGAACAAACTGGTGGAAACCACTGTAGGACGGGTACTGTTTAACGAAAAAGTACCGGAAGGATTCGGTTTCATCAACCGGCTGCTGACCAAAAAAGCACTTCGCGATATTATCAGCGAAGTACTGAAAACCACCGGAAACGCTGTTACTGCCCAGTTCCTTGATGACATCAAGAACCTGGGATATTACATGGCCTTTGTGGGTGGACTTTCTTTTAACTTAGGAAACATTATCGTTCCTAAAGTAAAAGAAGAGCTGATCAAAAAAGCGGAAGAAGAAGTAGAAGAAGTGATGAATAACTACAACATGGGATTCATCACCAACAACGAACGATACAATCAGATCATTGATATCTGGACACATACCAACTCCCGACTGACCAATATCGTCATGAAAGAGCTGGCTTCTGACAACGATGGATTTAACCCGGTTTACATGATGCTGGATTCCGGCGCCCGGGGTTCGAAAGAACAGATTCGTCAGCTTTCCGGAATGCGTGGTCTGATGGCCAAACCGCAAAAAGCCGGTGCTGCCGGAAATGAAATTATCGAGAACCCGATTCTTTCCAACTTTAAAGAAGGATTGTCGGTTTTGGAATATTTTATTTCTACTCACGGTGCTCGTAAAGGTTTGGCGGATACCGCTCTGAAAACAGCTGACGCCGGTTACCTGACCCGTCGTTTGGTTGACGTGGCTCAGGATGTAATTATTTCTGAAAAAGACTGTGGAACCCTTCGTGGTTTGACGGTAACCGCCCTGAAGAAAAATGAAGAAATCGTAGAATCGTTGTATGACCGTATCTTGGGTCGTGTAGCTGTTCACGATATTTATCATCCCAAAACGGGTGAAGTCATTGTAAAAGGCGGTCAGGAAATTACGGAAGAGCTGGGACAACAAATCGAAGAAGCCGGTATCGAGCAAGTGGAAATCCGTTCGGTACTTACCTGCGAATCGAAACATGGGGTTTGTGCCAACTGTTACGGACGTAACCTGGCTTCAGGACATCTTGTACAGCGGGGTGAAGCGGTTGGTGTTATTGCAGCCCAGTCGATTGGAGAACCTGGTACACAGCTTACTCTGCGTACCTTCCACCAAGGGGGTACTGCTTCTAACGTAGCAGCCAGTTCCCGACTGGAAGCACAACACGACGGAGTACTGGAATTCGAAGAATTGCGTAGTGTACCTTATACCGACAGCGAAGGCAACACCTACGATATTGTTACCGGACGTTCTGCCGAAATGAAACTGATCGATCCGAAAACCGGTGTGATTCTGTCATCGGCCAACATTTCATACGGCTCCAAACTCTATTTCAAGAATGGAGACAAAGTGAAAAAAGGCGATCTGATCAACGAATGGGATCCGTTTAACGCCGTTATCCTGTCTGAAGTTGGTGGTAAAGTAGCCTTTGAAAATATTGTGGAAGGCCAGACCTACCGTGTTGAATCAGACGAACAAACCGGGTATTTTGAAAAGGTGATTATTGAAACCAAACAAAAAACCAAAAACCCGAACATTAAGATTCTGGATAAAGACGGAAATATTCTGAAACAATACGACCTGCCTGTGGGAGCCCACATTGTGGTGGAAGAAGGTGCCGAAATTAAGGCCGGTGACCTGCTGGTAAAAATCCCGCGTGTATTTGGTAAAGCCGGTGACATTACCGGTGGTCTTCCGCGGGTTACCGAGCTGTTTGAAGCCCGTAATCCCTCTGAACAGGCTGTGGTTTCCGAAATCGACGGTGTGGTTTCGTTCGGTAAGAAACTCAAACGTGGAAATCGTGAAATCATCATCACATCGAAAACCGGTGCAGAGAAACGCTATCTTGTTCCGACAACCAAACAAATCCTGGCTCAGGAAAATGACTTCGTAAAAGCCGGAACCAAACTTTCTGACGGAGTTATTACCCCGGCCGACATCCTTTCTATTAAAGGACCGATGGCCGTTCAGGAATACATTGTAAACGAAATCCAGGAAGTTTACCGGTTGCAGGGAGTAAAAATCAACGACAAACATTTCGAAGTCATTGTTCGTCAGATGATGCGGAAAGTACAAGTGGAAGATCCGGGCGACACCCGTTTCCTGGAAGGCGAACTGGTAAACAAAATCAAGTTTCAGGAAGTGAACGACGAAATCTTTGGTATGAAAGTCGTAGTCGATCCCGGCGATTCAGAAACCGTCCGCAAAGGAGAGATTATCACTGCCCGTAAACTGCGGGATGAAAACTCCACCCTGCGTCGTCGTGACAAAAAACTGATTCAGGCCCGGAATGCCCAAACGGCCACTGCACGCCAGGTGCTGCAGGGAATTACACGGGCATCACTGCAAACCGACAGTTTCATCTCAGCAGCTTCGTTCCAGGAAACTACCAAGGTACTTACCCTGGCTGCAATTAATGCAAAACAGGATACCCTGAACGGACTGAAAGAGAATGTAATTGTCGGACACAAAATTCCGGCCGGAACCGGCTTGAAAGAATACGACGATCTGATTGTTTATTCCAAAGAAGAGCATGATGCCATGATGGCCAGTGCCAATGACTTGGAATCAATCGAAGAAGAAACCGAAGGTTAA